One Aegilops tauschii subsp. strangulata cultivar AL8/78 chromosome 7, Aet v6.0, whole genome shotgun sequence genomic window carries:
- the LOC109736562 gene encoding uncharacterized protein — translation MEPAAMDRIAARLSAVDGLYFPTAFLRTSPPPETRKSALLDLLSRDAPLFLERYGAALRPDELAPFDALRDDYEVGWHLRRLRAAAAGEAPAPARVRNRRRAYLHRLVTQGDYFSEEAMREREPYLHHEYLGRFQDPFGRAMVRPGEKFSETLMRRAEEAVIVEKIRGEQIRRGVDPSEWVGGPVERPMMGQEEEEEEEEEEEEEEEEEGEEEENIGMEENTENLSSTEVVAHDEAGGCPNGTAGPPAGTFKSILSDEEMQDQLEQFTSVMQEKFLSGQDSEHMDYPQIDNDEMLDDHWSREANYDAEDKYFNED, via the exons ATGGAGCCCGCGGCGATGGACCGCATCGCCGCCCGGCTCTCCGCCGTCGACGGCCTCTACTTCCCCACGGCCTTCCTccgcacctcgccgccgccggagacgCGCAAGTCCGCCCTCCTcgacctcctctcccgcgacgcGCCGCTCTTCCTCGAGCGGTACGGCGCCGCGCTGCGCCCGGACGAGCTGGCCCCCTTCGACGCGCTCCGGGACGACTACGAGGTGGGGTGGCACCTCCGCCGCCTGCGCGCCGCGGCCGCCGGGGAGGCCCCGGCCCCCGCGCGCGTGCGCAACCGGCGCCGCGCCTACCTCCACCGCCTGGTGACCCAGGGGGACTACTTCTCCGAGGAGGCGATGCGGGAGCGGGAGCCGTACCTGCACCACGAGTACCTCGGCAGGTTCCAGGACcccttcggccgggccatggtGCGGCCCGGGGAGAAGTTCTCCGAGACGCTGATGCGGCGGGCCGAGGAGGCCGTCATCGTGGAGAAGATCCGCGGGGAGCAGATCAGGAGGGGTGTTGACCCCAGCGAGTGGGTCGGCGGTCCCGTTGAGCGGCCGATGATGGGgcaggaggaagaggaggaggaggaggaagaggaagaggaggaagaagaggaggagggggaagaggaaGAGAACATCGGCATGGAGGAGAACACTGAGAATCTTAGCTCGACTGAG GTGGTTGCACACGACGAGGCTGGTGGGTGCCCGAACGGGACTGCAGGACCCCCTGCAGGGACTTTCAAGTCAATATTATCCGATGAAGAGATGCAGGATCAGCTGGAGCAGTTCACCTCGGTGATGCAGGAGAAGTTCCTGTCAGGCCAAGACTCGGAGCACATGGACTACCCCCAGATCGACAACGACGAGATGCTGGACGACCACTGGTCCAGAGAGGCCAACTACGACGCGGAGGACAAGTACTTCAACGAAGATTAG